The Coccidioides posadasii str. Silveira chromosome 2, complete sequence genomic interval CTTCACGCAGGCTAGTGCAACAACGCTGAACTCGGCCACTTCGCACCGCTTAGCTAGTCAGTCACCGACTTGGCATAGAGCTGGCTATGAATCCCTCATTTCTACGAGCGGGCTGCTGGCCTGCGGTTCAAGGTAACAGCGTGTACCCAACCAATCAACTTGGCATTCATTAACTCATATCAAAAGGATTGGAGGATCTTAGGAGGGCTATCACCGAAAGATTGCGGAGTCTTCCCGGATGAGAATTGCCAAGCTGATTTACGTCTCCCGGAGCGGATTATTGGCCGTGAAATGCGGTTTGCAGAATGCTAAAATATGGGTCACAAAGTTGGAGAAACGCGGAGGCGAACGCATATGTTTTGATTCCACCCATCCGCCCCAAACCCAGCTGAGGGACAATTCTGGAATCCTTCTGTCTCAGTTAACATTCATGAATATGGCCGTTATGCGAACATGCCGAATATACAATATCAAACACCGAGTGTCTCGGGCGAACCTACATATTTGGGGGCCGCATGTCAGGAATCTCTCAATACCTTCCTCTCACGGCACTCGATGACTCGGGAATGAGGATATGATTGTTgtttgcaatctctattCAGGCCTTTGTCTGGACCATGAACTGGTGGCAGCAGAGCAACACTCCCCACACTAGTGTCCTGATCCCCGAATGAAACCATGCTAGACTAGAAGCTAGGATGGACATACCATTTTCGTCAAAGTGTATGGATAGCTGCGCTCCATCTTGTCATTGTGCCCAGCTTCTAGTTGCATTGACCTCGTTCTGAGGAGCTCGCCCGACTATTTGAATGTTTTTCTGGCTTTAACATCGTGCCATTCCTCAATTTCTTCGCCAGAAACTAATTCTGCGGACCGAGCGAGAAAGGATACAAAGACCCCTCACAATGATCCGTTGCTACGTAATAGCTATTCCCCCACTCGTGCAGATAGAGCTTCTGAGGGATACATCTTTAGCGGTTGTCGCTGTTTCTCTTTTCACTTTTGAGGAGCTTATTGACATCCAACGTTGAGGATCAAGTGCAACCAACCTCCCATTAAATGCATCTATTTTTTCAGAGCTCACGATCGATCCCAATTCGACATTATGTCTTCAGAACTCGACCAGATCCAACCAAGCCACCACCAGCCAAGTATGTCCGTTCTTCCGGCTGGCGATATTCCAGTGATGGATCACAAGATGGATGAAGACGAGAGGATCATCGTGTCTCTTGGATACAAACAAGAATTCAAGCGTGAATTTTCGCTCTGGACGACTTTCTGCGTTAGTTTCTCCGTTCTGGGGTTACTACCTTCGTTTGCGAGCACTCTATGGTACGGTGAGTGCTGACCAATGATTGCTCCCAAATGGGCTTACATGAGTGTTGTTACTAAATATAATTGAAGGCATGGGATATGCTGGCACGGCAGGAATGGTATGGGGCTGGATTATTGCAATGATATTCATTCAATGCGTGGCCATGGGCATGGCGGAGCTTTGTTCGTCAATGCCCACAAGGTGCGTGTTTGTGTTTACACTCCTAGCCGTATGATACTGAGATTAATTCATGTGAGTCAGTGGCGGCCTTTACTACGCTGCTGCTGTTCTCGCTCCCGATGGATGGGGTCCATTTGCGGCATGGGTAACCGGGTGGTCGAATTGGATGGGCCAGGTGATGGCAGCGCCATCTGTCAACTATGGCACGGCGGGCATGATTCTTGCTGCTGGTTCGATATATAATCCCGATTATGTGCCGACGCCTTACCAAACCTTTCTGTTGACCACTTTTATCATGTTGATTCACGGAGTGCTTAGCAGTATGCCAACGAGATGGATTGCTGAGATTAATTCGTATGGATCAACCTTCAACATCATCTGCCTTATCATCGTCCTCATCGCCATTCCTGCGGGAACTACGAATTCCCCGAAGTTCAACTCATCGGCCGATGTTTGGGGAACAATATATAAAGGGACCTCGTTTCCTGATGGGGTTGCAGTATTGATGTCGTTTGTTAGCGTGATTTGGACCATGTCTGGTTATGATTCCCCGTTTCATTTGAGTGAAGAATGCTCAAATGCGAACATCGCCTCCCCCAGAGCTATTGTTCTCACTTCCGGAGTGGGAGGACTCATGGGATGGTTCCTCCAGGTCGTTGTGGCATACACCGTCAAAGATATTGACGAAGTGCTGATGTCTGAATTGGGACAGCCGTGGGCATCTTACCTGTTCCAAGTGATGCCGAGAAAGGCAGCAGTTGCTATACTGGCATTAACAATCATCTGCGGCTTTTCAATGGGTCAAGCTTGTATGATCGCTGCATCCCGGGTGACTTACGCATATGCTCGCGACGACTGCTTTCCGTTATCAAGGATTTGGAATAAAGTCAACAAACATACGCAGACTCCAGTGAATGCAGTCTGGTTCAACTGCGTAGTCGGCATTCTGTCCACTTTGCTGATATTTGCCGGTGACCTTGCAATGGGTGCCCTATTTTCGATCGGGGCTATTGCCGCGTTCGTCGCATTCTCCATTCCAATTGGCATTCGTATCTTTGTCGTCAAAGAAAAATTCCGACCTGGTCCTTGGAATCTAGGAAGATATAGTCGTGTAATTGGCGGAACGGGGGTGTCGTTTGTGATCTTGATGCTACCGATTCTCTGTCTTCCCGCTTATACAGGTTCAGATTTGACGTAAGTCTCATTGCACCCCTTATCATTTCTCCTTGCCAGCGGTAGCAACCTGTGGGATAACAAACCATGCACTACAGGCCAAAAGAAATGAATTGGACTTGCATTGTCTATGGCGCCCCTATGATCGGCGTGCTCATTTGGTGGATTGTTGATGCAAGGAGGTGGTTCAAAGGGCCGAAAGTCAACGTTGAACATCACATGTTGGATCGTGTGCAAATTGGAGTTGATCGAGTTGACACTAAAGGCTCTGAGAAAGAGGCAGTACAGCAGCTGGAATCTATTGATGTCTAATGTGTGGAGGATATGCATGCATTTTTGATCTAGGTTTCTTTATGCACATATCAATTCGGCCTCTCCATTTGTTTATGTTGATTTTATTAGGAGTTCAATTCTCCTCTAGGCTCATGGCATTAAGTATTGTGAAACACAGAACCATTATAGTGATGATCATCATAAAACCACTAACTGTTATACAACTTTATATGTTCCCTTCAAAGCAACATTAGGACTGGCCTGtgtttgttttgtttgcttCTTGCACGCGCTCCTTCGGCTCAAATCCTGCATCCTTCCGCGACACCGCACTTCAAGTTCCAATCCAACATATAGCTGAGGCTCCAGTCCAGACATTTGTCTTCCTCCAGACACCTAGGAAAGGCCAAAAGGGTTCTCCTGCAGATAGCTAAGCCTCTACACAGATTTCCCTGACACGCCTAGCAGCTAGACCGCAAAATCGGGATTAGTGTGTTGTGTATTCTGGGCTGAatagagtactccgtaccgcaACCTTCTTTATTAACTAGAGTAGGCACGGATGTATACAAACGCAAGCTGGGCGTAGACGTGCATCTCTGCCTCGCGGCAACGTTGAACTCTGTTGACCAGGTCAAGATTTTTCGAGGCACATGAAGTTGTTGAAGGGACAGAACACTTGGGACAATACAAAAAAGGGAACCCAGTGCGACACGCCTATGGCTGGAGGCGATTGAGCATACGGCAAATGTCACCTTTAGGAGATATCTTCTTGTGCCCAAGAGGAACGTAGGCCAAAATGGGAACCTTTAGCTTCTTGCAAGTGACGATAAACTCCGTTGAAGAGGACGTCGACGACCCCTCCGTCCAGGGCCGAAAATATCAATATTCTTGGTGCCATCTAGAACTCGATTGCATTCCTTGGCGCGGGTACGTATGCTATCATACATGTCCGGATAAAGGGGTTATCTGGCGTCCGTTTTCGGGATTCTCCTCAAAGTACTGGCGTAGAAAAGACAAATGTGTCATTTTCTCCTCAGGCCATATACCGGAAGGTACCAATATTCGCAATCACTGCCTTTATTGCAGCGAAAGCGTATCATTCATCAGGAATGAGTTTTCGAGCGCCAGGTTGCTCCGAGAAGGACACACCTAAAGTCTCGGGTACAACAAGGCAGCCTCTAGTCCCCAGGGCTATGATCTCAGGCACTCAgcaaaaaaaattcaaaggaGAGATCTCATTTGTAGCGAGTGTGAAGTCACCAGAAAGGCTACTTGTAGTGATGCAAAGGGCAAGCGTGTAGACTCCATTCTTGAAGCCGTGTTAAACATAATCAGCATGATGAAGCGTCCATTAACGTCAACATCCCCATTTCCTAATTGCGCTAGCCTTTCTATGACCAGCGTCCCAAGACAGCTTACCCCTGAACTGGGTACTAGTGGTTATAATGCATTCAAAGATCCAGAACACGGTGTGGATGTGTCTCTCCTATCCCGTCGGTGATCCCTCCAACAAGAAGGGCGTCTTTGACGATGGTCATTGTTGTAAGTGGCACCTCCCTGGACTGTTCAAAATGCTCCGATGCCCATCGTAGATACGCTGCGAATGTTCCTGGCTTGCGGTCGGCATCACAGTTCTCTGGCTGATCCCAAATCGTAGCCAGGTACTCTCTCCCATGCACAACAAGCCCATGGGATGCTTTCAGGATCGAACACATTTCTAGAACACTTTTGACAAACGCATCTGCTTCTTGATACTGTTCATCATCCGGAGAAGCACCCTCTCGGAATGTTGACAGCAGCTCGAACTGCTTGCGGCCGTCCCAGTTAGTCAGAATCTAAGCCCAATAGACATCCCTAACCCCGTCAAGGATAAGGGTCCTGTTTTCGAAGAATTCAGGCCCATCCCAACCAGTAGTAAGGTCCTTGAGGCGTCTAAGGCGCTCGAGGCAGAAAATATGAGCGAGATAATCTGCAATTTCCTCATACGTGAAGATGGGCCTCTCCCCTTCCGGCGCGGGTACTTGATATTTCGGCAAGTGTTTTAATAATGGATGATTGCGCATGGAATCGCAATTGGTCACTCCCTTCCAAACCTCGAGAAAGATATCGTGCCGATATTTAATGCATAAACTGCCCTTTCGACCGGCAATAAATCCGTTGTAGAAAATCGAAGACTCCGGGCCCATCGGAAAGCCATAACCGGCCATTTCAAACGGCGTGTTCGGGTCTTCTAACAGATTCCAGCGAAGGGTGTCAAGGCTTTTGAACAGGAATGTTCCAACATCTATCCAGACTCCGCCATAGAGGTAAACGAGTGGAAGTCGGACAAGATCACCGCTATGTGGCCCAACGTGTGTACCCGTCATTTTCTGGTTAATAACCGCGTCTGCGAGGAAAGAGGAGGGCAAGCATTTCAGGGCATGTGTCGGAGAACCTTCGACAAGGTCAAGGACCCGCACCGTCCACGCCGGACCGAGACGCCGAACCCAAGTGATGACATTTCTCTGGCACCATTGCGGGCAATTGGCGAGCCCACGATTCCAAAATGCCCAGACATTGCGCTGCGAGGAGCTCACGGGCTTGAATGTCTGCAGGTCTGGGATTATCTCGGAGTCAAATCTGGTATCCCGTGAAGCATTGGTAAGTTGAGAACTGTCTCGAATAGAACCCACGGCGAAGAAGGGGAAAGGATTTCAGGCGTATCTTGTCAGGAGGTAGTTTAGGTCAGTAGACGATTAAATATAAAGGGACGACCTTTCCATAGCCATCAGATTTGACCCGTGGATTTTGGGAAAGCGAGGAGACTTTATGTACTCCTCTCGGAGTTCCCAATTCCGCAACGACAGACGGCCAGGGTTATACTTCGACCAGTGGGATCGCTTTGCAGATTTGCCGGCTTTCATTGTCAACAATGACAAGGACTCCCCGCGATTGCCACCGCAAAGGGAAAACTGTGATACAcctatcaacagcaagagagTAACTCTGACTCTCCTTCTTGTTACCTTTGCCCCTATCAGACGAGTAAAAAGTTAGCCATTTGATGTGCCCACGGCATCGCAAAGTTCATCGGCGACCAGCTACTCTTGATTTCagctcttgttgaattttcGATTTCAGCTAGGCTGGTCCCGACTGTTGGTACAGGGATCTTCGATTTGTTGATCCACCTCAGCGATTGGTGACCAGATTTTCTGAGGAATATGATTTGAAAGGTGAGAACACAGCCCCATGATCAACCTCTCATGGGTACTTGTCAGATGCGAATTGATCCCAATCGGGGTTCACAGCAGGTCTGTTAGATCAGACAACACCCATGGTTGGAATTGCGCTGGCGGAACCTctgaaaatgaagttgcatATCGTCCATAGCTGCCCGAGGGCGTCACACATTGCAATGGCTCATGGGAAACGCCAGGTCATCATTATCACAAGCACAGCGGGGATATATGTAAACCTTGTCCAAAGTATAGAGCCAAAATCACACCTCAGAGCACCAAAGGGCTCTCTTCACCCAAAATGTGAGAAATTTATGTAAGTAAACCTGCCACGGGGCATAAAAGCAAGTAGGTACATCAATAATCTAAAGCATCTTGTACAAATCCATGCATGTGAATCGTTGCGGTCCATGAAACTCCCCAGCTCTAATCACCGAGCGTTATATATCGATTTTTTTTTGCAGCTTTCCCCAGGTGTGCTAAGACCATACAGCACTCCATACCCAGGAACCAGGAAAGAAACACCTTGTCTATCAGGCCCATGCCCTCCCCAAACCTATATTGACATAGAACAAGATCAACATAGAAATAGCACAAGGGTATACATGATTGCCATGAAATATCCCTGCCATGCAAATAGCCAATTAAATATTTCCTCAAAACATATAAAATCCCACGGCAAACATTCTATCCACTGAATGGATATGCCGTGTGCATCAAGATGATTTGTGACgaaaaaaataaattcaAATGAAGGAGATATCTCCGTCGAGAAGAGAAAATCGCAAAATGAGGTAGTCATGAGAATATTCCCGCCTTGCAGCTATCTCCTCGTCATGAATTCCAACTGCCGCGCTGGTATTTCGGCAACGATTCTCCTTCAACTTCAGCCTGTGTACCCGAGACAGGATGGCCGAAAATATCCTCTTCTGTGAGAGCTGGCGCAGATGGTTCAAAGTTGTTTGAAAAATCACCTTCATGGATGGGAGCGTAACCGTAATCACCAGGGGAGCTGGCTTCATTTAATAGACGCTGTCGCTCGAGTTCCTGCTTGTCATCTTGAACACGCGACTGAGGTACGGTGTTATTCAAACTTGCGTTGTTCCTGGCAGCTTCTGGCCACGCGTGAGCTTGAGGATGGCCTGAAGGAATTGACGGAGGTGAGTGATCATTCGTAATGCAGTAAGTTGGCGTAATTGTATCCGTGGAGGGGGCAGATACAGAAGGTGAAGTGTTGCGATTTACGGGGTTAAAATCGTTGTGATTATGGCGGGTGTTTGCGGGTTGATAGTTGGAATCGTCTTCAGAGAGGACGGGCGCGGAAGGTGGCAGTCCATGCGGTGCGGAAGACGGACCAGCTACATCGCCTTCGTGGGGTGGTGGCTCGCTGGGGAGAAGCATTTCCTCAGCACGGCGTAATCTCGTCTTTTCGTCAACGTTCTCTTCCGGCTGGGCGGGTGGGATAAACATAGGAGGGGGGAAATCGGGGGAATAGTCGCTATGCGGAGGAGGGTGGTCTGGCCAGTGTGAGGTTCCCGCGGGATCGTATCCGTTGTGGGGCGGCGGGGATTGGCTGGCGGATCGCGTATGGCGAGGTGTAGATTGTTGTTCTTGCAGGTCGTCAGGCGATGTGGATTGCTGGTGGCTCTGATCCGAAAGCGAAGATGCGTCTTGACGCTGGCCACGGGAGCTATCTTTCGATCCGACGACGATCTCGAAAAGACATACAATGACGCTCTTATCTCTCCGAACCTGTTCGGTGTCAAGGATGTTGCCGGCAACATTGGAAGTTGTCATGCCACGCTGAATTTCCGCAGCAGTATTCATCTTGCCATTGCCATAAAAATTATTGCTCATCATGTTCAATCTTGGAAGAAACCGATCCTGACCCGCCAGCTTTCCTCGGATATCCATCACCACCTCTACGTAGTAACGGAAGCTAATCATCGCTCCGGGCACACGCGTGATCGTCGGAAATGCGTTTTCCGGGATACGAATCGATGTTTTAATCTCGGCGGTCATGGTGTTGGGGTCGACGATCAATGCACAGAATATTTGCGACAAGTCCTTACGGAAGACACTGCTTGTCCGCGTCACACCAAAACTTAGGCCACCCAGTCCAGTGCGCGACTTTGGGTAGTAATCTTCATAAACGGGTTTCTTCCCTTTCTCAGGCGTGCCAATCGGTAACTGCGGATACATATCAATTCTTCCTTGCCTGTAGAGAGTGATGATGACTCCGTTGGGGCTTCTGATGGGCTTCGTGTGTTTGATCGAGATATTCACTGGCAAGAGGTCTCCTG includes:
- a CDS encoding uncharacterized protein (EggNog:ENOG410PFV8~COG:E~TransMembrane:12 (i52-76o88-106i118-138o177-195i207-227o247-269i289-312o339-362i392-412o418-439i459-480o492-510i)~BUSCO:4671at33183) translates to MSSELDQIQPSHHQPSMSVLPAGDIPVMDHKMDEDERIIVSLGYKQEFKREFSLWTTFCVSFSVLGLLPSFASTLWYGMGYAGTAGMVWGWIIAMIFIQCVAMGMAELCSSMPTSGGLYYAAAVLAPDGWGPFAAWVTGWSNWMGQVMAAPSVNYGTAGMILAAGSIYNPDYVPTPYQTFLLTTFIMLIHGVLSSMPTRWIAEINSYGSTFNIICLIIVLIAIPAGTTNSPKFNSSADVWGTIYKGTSFPDGVAVLMSFVSVIWTMSGYDSPFHLSEECSNANIASPRAIVLTSGVGGLMGWFLQVVVAYTVKDIDEVLMSELGQPWASYLFQVMPRKAAVAILALTIICGFSMGQACMIAASRVTYAYARDDCFPLSRIWNKVNKHTQTPVNAVWFNCVVGILSTLLIFAGDLAMGALFSIGAIAAFVAFSIPIGIRIFVVKEKFRPGPWNLGRYSRVIGGTGVSFVILMLPILCLPAYTGSDLTPKEMNWTCIVYGAPMIGVLIWWIVDARRWFKGPKVNVEHHMLDRVQIGVDRVDTKGSEKEAVQQLESIDV
- a CDS encoding uncharacterized protein (EggNog:ENOG410PW2J~COG:S), coding for MKAGKSAKRSHWSKYNPGRLSLRNWELREEFDSEIIPDLQTFKPVSSSQRNVWAFWNRGLANCPQWCQRNVITWVRRLGPAWTVRVLDLVEGSPTHALKCLPSSFLADAVINQKMTGTHVGPHSGDLVRLPLVYLYGGVWIDVGTFLFKSLDTLRWNLLEDPNTPFEMAGYGFPMGPESSIFYNGFIAGRKGSLCIKYRHDIFLEVWKGVTNCDSMRNHPLLKHLPKYQVPAPEGERPIFTYEEIADYLAHIFCLERLRRLKDLTTGWDGPEFFENRTLILDGFELLSTFREGASPDDEQYQEADAFVKSVLEMCSILKASHGLVVHGREYLATIWDQPENCDADRKPGTFAAYLRWASEHFEQSREVPLTTMTIVKDALLVGGITDGIGETHPHRVLDL
- the RIM8 gene encoding ph-response sensor protein (EggNog:ENOG410PIHK~COG:K~BUSCO:2827at33183), with protein sequence MALDSPNGDATSASPARKRSILSKFTNRFGNRNRNISEFYIQPDDPWRSYSPGDIVNGSVCLVVVKPVRITHLVVCLHGYAKVYKNPVAPGETAEDSGFPGTGRGRRNGEYLGNGLATLFEDEIVLCGDGRLKEGIYKFRFELCFPPYSLPSSINFERGTISYVITSTLTRPTTISPTISCDKRILLLETIDIANLPAPKPRVISLEPISKRSKTRSKTKSTSSEMPRRASSLEPQSSDSGPPLSPVPSERSNSSCVSNSTQSFQIVSEPSSARCGAQRNDDLWSGATSSASREITATTKVLRAGVLPGDLLPVNISIKHTKPIRSPNGVIITLYRQGRIDMYPQLPIGTPEKGKKPVYEDYYPKSRTGLGGLSFGVTRTSSVFRKDLSQIFCALIVDPNTMTAEIKTSIRIPENAFPTITRVPGAMISFRYYVEVVMDIRGKLAGQDRFLPRLNMMSNNFYGNGKMNTAAEIQRGMTTSNVAGNILDTEQVRRDKSVIVCLFEIVVGSKDSSRGQRQDASSLSDQSHQQSTSPDDLQEQQSTPRHTRSASQSPPPHNGYDPAGTSHWPDHPPPHSDYSPDFPPPMFIPPAQPEENVDEKTRLRRAEEMLLPSEPPPHEGDVAGPSSAPHGLPPSAPVLSEDDSNYQPANTRHNHNDFNPVNRNTSPSVSAPSTDTITPTYCITNDHSPPSIPSGHPQAHAWPEAARNNASLNNTVPQSRVQDDKQELERQRLLNEASSPGDYGYAPIHEGDFSNNFEPSAPALTEEDIFGHPVSGTQAEVEGESLPKYQRGSWNS